GGCGGTTGCGCTTCGCCGGCAGGCGGTTCGAACCGACATCCATACCGACATCCATACCGGAGGTAACATAGATGCTACCCAAACGTTTGGCCCTTACCCTTTTGCCGCTCTTACTCGTCACGCTCGTCCAGGCGCAAGCGGCCGCACCCCCAGAGGCCACGCCCACGGCGGAGGGCCTCGTCGTCATGGAGAGCCCGCGCAGCGTCGCCGAGACCCAGGCCCAGCTCGAGGCCGCCTTGGAAGCCAACGGCTTCATCGTCGTCGCTATCGTCGACCACGCCCAGAACGCCGCCGAGGCCGGGCTCGAGCTGAGGCCGACGCGGGTCGTCCTCTTCGGCAACCCCGAGGCGGGCACGCCGCTCATGCAGAGCGCCCAGACCGTCGCCATCGACCTGCCCCAGAAGATGCTCCTCTGGGAGGACGAAGACGGCCGCGTCTTCGTCGCCTACAACGACCCCGTGTACCTAGCCGAACGCCACGGCCTCAGCGGCATGGACGAGATGCTGGGGAATATCAGGAACGCGCTCGACAGCCTCGCCGCGGCGGCCACCGCGCCCTGACGCCCTTCGCCGCCGGGCCCGGTGGTTCAGCCGCCGTCCGCCCCCGGCGTCACCCCTGCCTCGCGGCGGATACGCTCGAGCAGACGCGCCGCGGCGTCCGCCGGCAGGTCGGCGGGGTCCTGGCTCAAGACCA
This is a stretch of genomic DNA from Deinococcota bacterium. It encodes these proteins:
- a CDS encoding DUF302 domain-containing protein, producing the protein MALTLLPLLLVTLVQAQAAAPPEATPTAEGLVVMESPRSVAETQAQLEAALEANGFIVVAIVDHAQNAAEAGLELRPTRVVLFGNPEAGTPLMQSAQTVAIDLPQKMLLWEDEDGRVFVAYNDPVYLAERHGLSGMDEMLGNIRNALDSLAAAATAP